From Pseudonocardia autotrophica, one genomic window encodes:
- a CDS encoding ABC transporter substrate-binding protein produces MFHRLSRRGLGALALTAATALAVSACGSGGGAGTGGADDPVRIGYFPLVHTASVVHADQGGAFEAEGMQVELMQTAGGAQAIPSLMAGEYDITYGNYTSAILAAQQGLPVRFVAGNDIGNTDHGIMVAQDSPMREPTDLAGGSVAVNNLENIGTVGVQTHLEGVGVDPASIRFVELPLPEMQAALDRGDVDAIWQVEPFRASALAGGARELFPLFSGASADMPVAGWLTTEQYAQENPEAIASFSRALTASAGELQDDRERLVELVPSYTQVPAEVVEQIEMPRFEIELETAQVQRIADLMHRFEIIDAPFDAASMVLPQS; encoded by the coding sequence TTGTTTCACCGTCTCTCACGCCGCGGGCTGGGCGCCCTCGCGCTCACCGCGGCCACCGCGCTCGCGGTCTCCGCATGCGGGTCCGGCGGAGGTGCCGGGACCGGCGGTGCCGACGACCCGGTCCGGATCGGCTACTTCCCGCTCGTACACACCGCCTCGGTGGTGCACGCCGATCAGGGCGGGGCGTTCGAGGCCGAGGGCATGCAGGTCGAGTTGATGCAGACCGCCGGTGGCGCGCAGGCGATCCCGTCGCTGATGGCGGGTGAGTACGACATCACCTACGGCAACTACACCTCGGCGATCCTGGCGGCGCAGCAGGGACTCCCGGTGCGGTTCGTGGCGGGCAACGACATCGGGAACACCGACCACGGCATCATGGTCGCCCAGGACTCGCCGATGCGGGAGCCCACCGACCTGGCGGGTGGCTCGGTCGCGGTGAACAACCTGGAGAACATCGGCACCGTCGGTGTGCAGACCCACCTCGAAGGTGTCGGCGTCGATCCGGCGAGCATCCGGTTCGTCGAGCTGCCGCTGCCGGAGATGCAGGCCGCCCTGGACCGTGGTGACGTCGACGCGATCTGGCAGGTCGAGCCGTTCCGGGCCAGCGCGCTGGCCGGTGGTGCCCGCGAGCTGTTCCCGCTGTTCTCCGGTGCCTCCGCGGACATGCCGGTGGCCGGCTGGCTGACCACCGAGCAGTACGCCCAGGAGAACCCGGAGGCGATCGCGAGCTTCAGCCGGGCGCTGACCGCGTCGGCCGGCGAGCTGCAGGACGACCGGGAGCGGCTGGTCGAGCTGGTGCCGAGCTACACCCAGGTGCCCGCCGAGGTCGTCGAACAGATCGAGATGCCCCGCTTCGAGATCGAGCTCGAGACCGCCCAGGTGCAGCGGATCGCGGATCTGATGCACCGCTTCGAGATCATCGACGCGCCGTTCGACGCCGCCTCGATGGTCCTGCCGCAGTCGTGA